The following are from one region of the Muntiacus reevesi chromosome 3, mMunRee1.1, whole genome shotgun sequence genome:
- the ACADL gene encoding long-chain specific acyl-CoA dehydrogenase, mitochondrial isoform X2 has translation MCVAPAAALAAALAVPAMATRLLRGTLRLWGGRAAPCLPPASRCSHSGGEERLETSSAKKLTDIGTRRIFSLEHDIFRESVRKFFQEEVIPYHAEWEKAGEVSRELWEKAGKQGLLGINIADHHGGIGGDLFSSAIVWEEQAYSNCTGPGFSLHSDIVIPYIANYGSEEQIKRFIPEMVAGKCIGAIAMTEPGAGSDLQGIRTNAKKDGSDWILNGSKVFVSNGWLCDVVIVVAITNREARSPAHGISLFLVENGMKGFIKGRKLDKIGLKAQDTAEFFFEDVRLPAGALLGEENRGFYYLMQELPQTVQHKLAELKTSICVARTFVDSCLQLHRAKRLDRATAAMAKYWASDLQNRVAYDCLQLHGGWGYMWEYPIAKAYVDARVQTIFGGTNEIMKELIAREIIHDQ, from the exons ATGTGCGTTGCCCCCGCGGCAGCCCTCGCAGCAGCCCTCGCAGTCCCAGCCATGGCCACGCGCCTCCTCCGCGGGACCCTGCGCCTGTGGGGCGGCCGCGCTGCACCGTGCCTGCCGCCGGCCTCGAG atgttCTCATTCTGGAGGTGAAGAACGTCTAGAAACTTCTTCTGCTAAAAAATTAACAGATATAGGAACTAGAAGAATCTTCTCTTTAGAACATGACATTTTCCGGGAAAGTGTAAGGAAATTTTTTCAAGAAGAAGTGATTCCTTATCATGCAGA ATGGGAGAAAGCTGGAGAAGTGAGTAGGGAGCTTTGGGAAAAAGCTGGAAAACAAGGACTACTTGGTATCAATATTGCAGATCACCATGGTGGCATTGGGGGGGACTTGTTTTCATCAGCTATTGTCTGGGAGGAGCA agCATATTCAAATTGTACAGGCCCAGGTTTTAGTCTTCATTCAGATATCGTCATACCCTATATTGCAAACTATGGTTCAGAAGAACAGATTAAGCGCTTCATCCCCGAGATGGTTGCAGGGAAATGTATTGGTGCCATAGCAATGACAGAGCCTGGGGCTGGAAG TGATTTGCAAGGAATAAGAACAAATGCCAAAAAGGATGGGAGTGACTGGATTCTCAATGGAAGCAAG GTATTTGTCAGTAATGGGTGGCTGTGTGATGTTGTGATTGTAGTGGCAATCACAAATCGTGAGGCTCGCTCTCCTGCCCATGGCATTAGCCTTTTTCTGGTGGAAAATGGAATGAAAGGATTTATCAAGGGACGAAAACTAGATAAAATTGGACTAAAAGCCCAG GATACTGCAGAATTTTTCTTTGAAGATGTACGGTTGCCAGCAGGTGCCCtacttggagaagagaatagagGCTTCTATTACCTCATGCAAGAGCTTCCACAG ACGGTGCAGCATAAGCTGGCAGAATTAAAAACATCCATATGTGTAGCCAGAACTTTTGTGGACAGCTGTCTCCAGCTGCACAGAGCGAAACGTCTGGACCGTGCCACTGCTGCCATGGCGAAATACTG GGCATCTGATTTGCAAAACAGAGTAGCTTATGACTGTTTGCAGCTGCATGGAGGTTGGGGATACATGTGGGAGTATCCCATTGCAAA
- the ACADL gene encoding long-chain specific acyl-CoA dehydrogenase, mitochondrial isoform X1: protein MCVAPAAALAAALAVPAMATRLLRGTLRLWGGRAAPCLPPASRCSHSGGEERLETSSAKKLTDIGTRRIFSLEHDIFRESVRKFFQEEVIPYHAEWEKAGEVSRELWEKAGKQGLLGINIADHHGGIGGDLFSSAIVWEEQAYSNCTGPGFSLHSDIVIPYIANYGSEEQIKRFIPEMVAGKCIGAIAMTEPGAGSDLQGIRTNAKKDGSDWILNGSKVFVSNGWLCDVVIVVAITNREARSPAHGISLFLVENGMKGFIKGRKLDKIGLKAQDTAEFFFEDVRLPAGALLGEENRGFYYLMQELPQERLLISELSVSASEFMFEETRDYIKQRKAFGKTVADLQTVQHKLAELKTSICVARTFVDSCLQLHRAKRLDRATAAMAKYWASDLQNRVAYDCLQLHGGWGYMWEYPIAKAYVDARVQTIFGGTNEIMKELIAREIIHDQ from the exons ATGTGCGTTGCCCCCGCGGCAGCCCTCGCAGCAGCCCTCGCAGTCCCAGCCATGGCCACGCGCCTCCTCCGCGGGACCCTGCGCCTGTGGGGCGGCCGCGCTGCACCGTGCCTGCCGCCGGCCTCGAG atgttCTCATTCTGGAGGTGAAGAACGTCTAGAAACTTCTTCTGCTAAAAAATTAACAGATATAGGAACTAGAAGAATCTTCTCTTTAGAACATGACATTTTCCGGGAAAGTGTAAGGAAATTTTTTCAAGAAGAAGTGATTCCTTATCATGCAGA ATGGGAGAAAGCTGGAGAAGTGAGTAGGGAGCTTTGGGAAAAAGCTGGAAAACAAGGACTACTTGGTATCAATATTGCAGATCACCATGGTGGCATTGGGGGGGACTTGTTTTCATCAGCTATTGTCTGGGAGGAGCA agCATATTCAAATTGTACAGGCCCAGGTTTTAGTCTTCATTCAGATATCGTCATACCCTATATTGCAAACTATGGTTCAGAAGAACAGATTAAGCGCTTCATCCCCGAGATGGTTGCAGGGAAATGTATTGGTGCCATAGCAATGACAGAGCCTGGGGCTGGAAG TGATTTGCAAGGAATAAGAACAAATGCCAAAAAGGATGGGAGTGACTGGATTCTCAATGGAAGCAAG GTATTTGTCAGTAATGGGTGGCTGTGTGATGTTGTGATTGTAGTGGCAATCACAAATCGTGAGGCTCGCTCTCCTGCCCATGGCATTAGCCTTTTTCTGGTGGAAAATGGAATGAAAGGATTTATCAAGGGACGAAAACTAGATAAAATTGGACTAAAAGCCCAG GATACTGCAGAATTTTTCTTTGAAGATGTACGGTTGCCAGCAGGTGCCCtacttggagaagagaatagagGCTTCTATTACCTCATGCAAGAGCTTCCACAG GAGAGGCTGTTAATTTCCGAGCTATCAGTTTCAGCCAGTGAATTCATGTTTGAGGAAACCAGGGACTACATTAAACAAAGAAAAGCTTTTGGGAAGACAGTTGCAGATTTACAG ACGGTGCAGCATAAGCTGGCAGAATTAAAAACATCCATATGTGTAGCCAGAACTTTTGTGGACAGCTGTCTCCAGCTGCACAGAGCGAAACGTCTGGACCGTGCCACTGCTGCCATGGCGAAATACTG GGCATCTGATTTGCAAAACAGAGTAGCTTATGACTGTTTGCAGCTGCATGGAGGTTGGGGATACATGTGGGAGTATCCCATTGCAAA